The Anguilla rostrata isolate EN2019 chromosome 1, ASM1855537v3, whole genome shotgun sequence nucleotide sequence AGGTCTTACTCCGGCTCGACTTTAACATTAACATGTTATTTAATCGTGGCGGGGTGAAGCCCGGGTCGCTGGGCCGCACAGCGTGAGCGTGTTATCTGGCACGTACCTGGCTCAGGCGCTAACACCGTTAGGCTAACAGCGACAGGTGTGGCCAAGGAGCGGTGCGAGACCAGGCAGGTGACGACGCTCCCGGCAGGTAGGGCAGAGGGGTGAAGGGTCACGtgggaggacagggagagggtTCTGTCATAGAATTGCCGGTGACTCGTGAGTGATGAATTCTGGGTAAGGGAGATAGGCTCCTCCTTTGAAGGGGGGAGATACAGCCACTCTACCTGAGAACCACAGGACAGGAGAGACTCACTCGGCATGAATCAGTTACCGCAGTGACACAACATGTACATTAAtatacacagagagagagagagtgagagtgagaagcAGATACAAGCTATAAAGTAATCTCACCAGGCCAACACTATGGCTAGAAACATGTTTCCAAATTGAATTTCTTTCTAAGGAAAATATCCTTATAGCAAAGATAATGGTATCAAGTGCTTACAGCAAGTCAGCGACAACTTAATCAGTCACAtggttgattttttaaatattgaaacaaCCTGAAACGGGCAGAATTTCAGATACGGACCTCTACATCCAGTGGATAGTAGCGATCACAATGACAGCTCACTTTCTGGGGCAAGCCATCCTTAAATATCACCGTGTCCACTGAGAGAGACACATTGGGGGgctctgagagacagagggagaaagagagagagagaaagtgagagggagggggagttagtgtgtgtaagagagagacaatgagagaTTTTCTAAGAGAGAAAAGTGTGGCAACAGAATTCcattcaaatataaatgtaataattaaatcaatgtaaAATCAATATTAGTatataaactaataaaaatattagtttCATATAAGCAAAAAGgtaaactggaaaaataattatttatgcatataCCTGAAATAGCTTGAGTAAATTATGATATACAGCAGCTTTAGAGAAGGTCATTGAACAGGCTAGGAGATGTTTAATTATTTCTATAATGTTATGCCCAAGATACGCACTATGTGCTTTTACATGCATGTGAATACATGAAATGTGAATACTTTGTTACAATATAAGGAGATGGGCGAGATACCTGCAGTCAAAAAGTAAGTAAATATTGAGAAAAACACGTCCTGCTCCTTCAGCATTTTGTATCAGCCATTGAAAGTGAGCGGCAGCCCGCGCTTCCTTTGGGTTTCGATGACTCACGGGTGAGGTGGAGCTGTATGACCTGCTGGGCCTGGTACAGCCCGATGCCCACGGTGCAGATGTATGTGCCTTCGTCAGGCACCGTCACCTTcctcagagtcagagacacGTTCCCTTCCTGCACCGCGAGAGCCGGGTCCACGCTCGACCCGTTTCTGTCCACGTGCACTGGTGAAAGGGAAGCCGCATTGTACTGTGCTCACAACTAAATCTACCTTTGTTGCCTTAAACCGAAACGGCACAGCGGCCAGAGCCACTCAGTTGCAtgtgttataataataatatccttgcatttatatagcacttttccgaacgctcaaagtgctttacagtgaaggggaactcacctcacctcacccaccaccaatgtgtagcacccacctgggtgatgcacggcagccattttttgcgccagaaagctcaccacacattaaaATTATCCATACGTTATCCataaaactttaatttatttatctatcatAATGCCAACACATTAAGTCGGGCCAATATTCAGGCCATAATACTGGGGGGTTTCAACATCACACCTGAAAAATGTTGCCACAAAATAACACTATATTGAACTAGGTTGTGATTGGCTCTTTCCTTTCCCTTGCTCTTACCTATTGGCTGCTCCTCTGGCTCCACGGTCTTCATCTCCATCACTCTCCACCCACTTCCTCTGTGCTGCAAACGCCACTCGAGCCACATGGCATGCACTGGGAAGGGTTCCTGTTGCTTGAAGCCACAGTCCAAGAGCGTGTCGCCCCCTAGGGGAGCTGTGATGGACTGCGAGCGAGAGAACACCACAAATGccactgacagagagagtggcagGGAGTTAATACACAAACACTCCCAACAGACGAGGCTAGATgctaaaatgtataattaacagtaaacacaacacaaacattctacaaaataactgaaaatcacCTTTATAATGAtattaactctctctctcaccttcagtCAGGAGGGTTCCAGACGGGGTGAGGGGAAGTTCCAACTTGCTttgcaggagaggagaggctgcagaCTCCCACCCCTCGC carries:
- the tapbpl gene encoding tapasin-related protein isoform X1, translating into MVFSVGLLIISYLTAPAVSGFPSSHLAQAGFAGQDVVLSCSLVEEGGGFGAMGASGGHFSRTPATLVLRDLPMSPDLSPETVTPYIPPENPDPDDIIIEAKVTSPEIPEADSLLHADCNEQEVACEISRYIPRGFQGNADEAFFIGSVALEGGGVSLTLVLRTLPPTSEGWESAASPLLQSKLELPLTPSGTLLTEVAFVVFSRSQSITAPLGGDTLLDCGFKQQEPFPVHAMWLEWRLQHRGSGWRVMEMKTVEPEEQPIVHVDRNGSSVDPALAVQEGNVSLTLRKVTVPDEGTYICTVGIGLYQAQQVIQLHLTQPPNVSLSVDTVIFKDGLPQKVSCHCDRYYPLDVEVEWLYLPPSKEEPISLTQNSSLTSHRQFYDRTLSLSSHVTLHPSALPAGSVVTCLVSHRSLATPVAVSLTVLAPEPEKRSYRMEVLMGLAIATLLFLYFILK
- the tapbpl gene encoding tapasin-related protein isoform X2, with protein sequence MVFSVGLLIISYLTAPAVSAGFAGQDVVLSCSLVEEGGGFGAMGASGGHFSRTPATLVLRDLPMSPDLSPETVTPYIPPENPDPDDIIIEAKVTSPEIPEADSLLHADCNEQEVACEISRYIPRGFQGNADEAFFIGSVALEGGGVSLTLVLRTLPPTSEGWESAASPLLQSKLELPLTPSGTLLTEVAFVVFSRSQSITAPLGGDTLLDCGFKQQEPFPVHAMWLEWRLQHRGSGWRVMEMKTVEPEEQPIVHVDRNGSSVDPALAVQEGNVSLTLRKVTVPDEGTYICTVGIGLYQAQQVIQLHLTQPPNVSLSVDTVIFKDGLPQKVSCHCDRYYPLDVEVEWLYLPPSKEEPISLTQNSSLTSHRQFYDRTLSLSSHVTLHPSALPAGSVVTCLVSHRSLATPVAVSLTVLAPEPEKRSYRMEVLMGLAIATLLFLYFILK
- the tapbpl gene encoding tapasin-related protein isoform X3 produces the protein MVFSVGLLIISYLTAPAVSGFAGQDVVLSCSLVEEGGGFGAMGASGGHFSRTPATLVLRDLPMSPDLSPETVTPYIPPENPDPDDIIIEAKVTSPEIPEADSLLHADCNEQEVACEISRYIPRGFQGNADEAFFIGSVALEGGGVSLTLVLRTLPPTSEGWESAASPLLQSKLELPLTPSGTLLTEVAFVVFSRSQSITAPLGGDTLLDCGFKQQEPFPVHAMWLEWRLQHRGSGWRVMEMKTVEPEEQPIVHVDRNGSSVDPALAVQEGNVSLTLRKVTVPDEGTYICTVGIGLYQAQQVIQLHLTQPPNVSLSVDTVIFKDGLPQKVSCHCDRYYPLDVEVEWLYLPPSKEEPISLTQNSSLTSHRQFYDRTLSLSSHVTLHPSALPAGSVVTCLVSHRSLATPVAVSLTVLAPEPEKRSYRMEVLMGLAIATLLFLYFILK